Part of the Leptolyngbya sp. BL0902 genome, GGAAGCGATCCGTCCCCGCGACCGGAGCCACAAACTGCACCAGGCCGTAGTAGCGTCCGGTCACTTCCATGGGTTGCCACCGGATCCGCAGGGTGATCCCGTTGGTCTCCCGCTGCACCTGGGGATCTTCCACCGCCACGATCATCTCGTCGTCGGGCAGAGATCCGGCCAGGGATTCTAGGGGATCCACCCGCAGCCAGTGGTTCACCCGCACTGGATGGATCGCCCCACTCTGGCGGCTGCTGTACTCCACATCGGCGCTAAAGTGGACATCGTGGGTGGCGGCCTGCACAAACTGCTGCACCAGGGGATCCTCCGCCCATCTCAGCTTCACCACCTGGCCGATCAGGTCAGTGTGTTCTGCTGGGGCCTGGTGGATTTCGTAGTAGACGCCGCCGAAACGACCCGCCTTGGCTGGAAGGATCAGCCGCCCTACCCAGTCGGCGATGGGCACGTAGCGGCTGGGATCGGGCCGTTGGTTGAGGGGATAGCTTTGGAACTGCACCAGGGGGCTGGCGCGGAAAAGGTCGTAGTGGCTGGGTTTGCGCTGGTTGACGAGGTCATCCCCCAGCACCAGATCTCCTTTCACAATGGCGTTGATGGTGTCGATGGTTTGCTGAAGGGAACTGCGGCCATCTTCAAGGATAAGGTTAGGATCCAAAATGCCCCCCGGTACCTGGTGGCCCACTGGCCCCATGGGAATGATGGAAATTTTGCCCCGCCGCTTGGCCCGATTCCAGTAGGACAGCGGAAAAATCCGCCAGCGACCAGGGAACATCTTAGGGCCGATGCGCTCTACCACATCCTTTTCGCCCACCAGATGATAGAGGTGTTCTAGCTTCAGCAGGTCGATATTGGCGCTCATCACGCCGCCCAAAGAAATCACATCCACCGGAGCACCCAAGGCCCGCTTCAGGTAGGGGCCACAGGCACAAGACATCTGCCCGCCGCCGCTATAGCCAATAAAGGTGACGGGAATACCGCTTTCTAGGGGGTAGCCGTTTTTGATCAGGCCGTTGTAGACGACCTGGGCCATACCTTGGTTATAGAGGGGGCCATAGCGCCTGTCGGCGGAAACTCCCACAATGAGCACGTTGCGAATGTTCACCAGCAGGCCCAAAACGCTCATGGGGTTGGCGAAGCGCAGTTTGTCGGCAAAGCGCCAGAGAAACGCCAGGGGCCGATCCTCATCTAGGGGCGCATTCATCACCGAGTAGGGCATGATGCCGCGCACCAGGGCCACATCGGGCGGCAGGGTGGGGGCCAGAGTATCCAAAAATTCTTCAATGTCCGGCAGATATTCAAAGGTAGACTTGCCGATGCCGTCTAAGTACACCACGTAGCGCGAAAAGGGCTGATCCGACGCCGGAGCCTGGGCCAGTTCCCCCGCATTCACCGTGGTATTCACATCATCCTCATACCAGCCCGCCCACCAGCCGAGGGTTTCTAAGGGAGCCAGCAGCCCCGCCACTACCAGCGCCACTATCCCTACCCACAGCAAATTCAGTACCCACTGGACGGGGTCGGGAAAGGTCGCAAACCAGCCAAACCACCACTGCCGCAGGGGCCGCAACAGCACCAGCATCAGCAGGGTGAGCAGCACCATCGCCACCACGCCCAGGACGGCCTTCACCGTGGCACTCCAGCTTCGCTCCTGGCTGGCGGTGCCATCGGCGGTGGGCAACCTGCCCCCCGACACCGTTGCCCCAGCGCCCGCCAGCGCCATGGCCGGAGGATCGCCTATCACCGCCCCCACCACATCCCCCTGGCTGAGGGAGGCCATGCGCTGGTTCAGTTCCTCCTGCCAGCGGGTGGGCACTTGGTTGAGGCGATCCTCCATGGAGGCCGTCAACCCTCGGCGGCTGGTGACAAGATCCACCCCAGCGGCCCGGTTGGCCACGCCCTTACTCAGCTTGGCAATGGGCCGCCCGACGGTGTTTTGCAAAATTTGCAGCAGCACCCAGCCCCAGCCCACATAGCGGAAGGCTTCACTCGTTGGCAAATTCGTCACCGCCCCAAAGCCCACCACCATCGCCAGCAGGTGCCAGATGGACAGCACCGTCAAAATCGGCACGCCTAGGTAGGGCATGGCCCCCAAAAAGCTGAACAGCAAGGGCGCATAGGCCGCCCCCAACACAATCACAATGGCGCTAGGGGGTACCGAAACCGTCCCCGGCAGCAGGGTAAGGAGCCAGGTGCTTAGCCCCAGGGCCAAAAAACCGCCCGTAAACAGCAGGGCATTGATCAGCAGGCTAATCGCAAACCGGGAGCGCTTCACTTCGTTGAGGAACAGCACCACGCTCTGGCCAATGCCCTGGGAAATCCCCGCCAGCAGCACAATCACCAGGGCAAAGGTCTGCCCGTGGGGCACCGTGGTGGCAATCCGAAAGGCCTCCCCATTCAGGGCAAAAATGTAGCCCAGCACTTCCCAAATGCGATCCATCATGGGGCAATTCCTCAACCTCACGCCATTGTTGTGCCGTCATCTTACTGTACCCCCGGTGAACTCTACCCTAGGGAGGATGTTGGGGGCGATGTGCCCACAGCTACCGCAAGGCCAAAACGCCAGCGTTATATAAACCCCATAGCGTCAGAATGCTAAGATTCAGGGCTATTCCGTGTCATCCGTTGAGCCTCCTGGCTTGTGCGGATGATCTTCCTGGCCCCCTACATAAGGGGGATTTCGCTTCAACGTCCCTGCTTCCCACGGGGGATTCGGGGGATTGCCCGTGGCTAACGGGTGCTGCTGTCGTTAATCTCTAGATGGGGAAAGGCTGTGTTCAACCTCCGAACGGTGATGTTCGCCTTTGTGGTGCTGGCGCTGTTGCTGCTGGCGGGGCGCTACGTCAAACATCAAAGTCGCTGGTGTCAGCGGCTGTATTTGCCTGCGTCGATTGTGGCTGGGGTCTTGGCCCTGCTGCTGGGGCCAGAGGTGCTGGGGGCTATCGTCACCGCCATCGCCGGAGAGGAGGCCTTTCTGGCGGGGGGGCTGTTCTCCCCAGAAATCCGCACCGTGTGGTCGCAGGCTCCGGGGGTGTTTATCAATATTGTGTTTGCCGCGCTGTTTTTGGGCGAAACCATCCCCGCCCCCGCCGATATTTGGCGCAAGGCCGCGCCCCAGGTGGTGTTTGGCCAAACCCTAGCCTGGGGGCAGTACGTGGTGGGCAGTCTAGCGACCATCCTGATTTTGATGCCGCTGTTTGACGTCAACCCCATCGCCGCCGCCCTGATCGAAATTGGCTTTGAGGGGGGGCACGGCACCGCTGGCGGTATGGTAGAAACCCTGGCCGACCTGGGCTTTGAGGATGGCGGCGACCTAGCCATTGGCTTGGCTACCGTGGGCATTGTCTCCGGCATTATCTGCGGTACCGCCCTAGCCGACTGGGGCCGTCGCAAAAACCATGTGGCCATGGTCAGCCGCGATGTCACGGAACCCGACGAAATTCCTGACCTGAATGTGTTGGCGGAAACCCCAGAAATTCGACAGCAGCGGGCTCAGCTCCTGCGAAATCTGCTGATCGATCCCCTGTCGATTAACTTTGCCATTGTGGGGGCGGCCATTGCCGTGGGTTGGGTTATCCTCGAAGCCCTGAAGTGGATCGAGGCCGTCACCTGGGGCCAAACCGGATTTGCCGTGTTTCCCTACGTGCCCCTATTTCCCCTGGCGCTGATCGGCGGCATCGTCGTCCAATCCATCCTCAATCGGCTGGGTCTGGGGGCGTTGGTCATTCGGCCCATGGTTCACAATATTGCTGGGGTGGCCCTAGATGTGGTGATTATCGCCGCCATCGCCTCCATTTCCCTGCGCGTCATCGGCGGCAACCTGGGGGTCTTCCTCATTCTCAGCGTGGTCGGCATTCTGTGGAACGTGCTGATTTTCCTCTGGTGGGCACCGCGCATTTTCCCCACCTACTGGTTCGAGAAGGGTATTGGCGATATGGGCCAATCCATGGGCGTCACCGCCACGGGCATTTTGCTGATGCGGATGGTAGACCCCGACAACCACACGGGAGCCTTCGAGGGCTTTGCCTACAAGCAACTTTTCTTTGAGCCCATCGTCGGGGGTGGCATCTTCACCGCCGCCGCCCCCGTACTGATTGCCAACCTCGGTATTGGCTCCGTCCTCGCCCTGACCAGCGGTCTGCTGCTGTTCTGGATTGTGCTGGGCTACGTCCTCATCCGCCAAGAACGCCGCCGCCCCTCCCCCAGCGAAGCCTAGCCCTGAATGCTCCTAGAACCGAGGCCGGGTGAGCAGGCAACTGAGCCCCAGGGCCACCGACCCGGCTAAGGTGGCCGCCGTGGAGGCATCACTGCCGACCACCACCAAACCACCGTAGATCAGAATACCTAAGCTAGCGATCTGCCCTAGGGGAGTCGCCAAAAAGTCTAGGAAGGCTAGGGACTCCTCTAGGAACCGCAAAAGCTGAAGAAATCGGGCTAGAAGCGCCATAGTCGTTAGCCAGCAAGAGATAACGGCGTCGCCCCACCGTTGGGCCTAGGATGGTTATCCTGCCCAGAACCGTCTGAGACACGATGGGGCTGGGGCCACTAATGGGTATTTTAACCTAACCCTAAGCGGCTAGTGGTCTCTGTACCTTGGGCTACAGGGCCAGGGCCTTTGGGCAGGCGGAGGGTGCCTAACCCTAGCGCCCTTTGCGAAGACGATAAGCCACCATGTCAATCACGTTGCTGGGCTGGGGCCGTTGGTGCGTTCCCGGCCTGGGGGCGGCGACGGGCACCAACGGCGGCAGGGCCAGGGCCGATCCTCCGGCAACAGCAGCCGGGACTACCGAGGGTGGGCCAGGGACAAACAACTGCGAGAAGGAGACATTGATCGCCGCCTCTGGACTCCAGTTGTGTTGTCGCACCCAACAGTGGTCATGATCGCAGCAGACCACATAAAAGTCTGGAACATGGGCATCTTGGCCCTTAAGACGGACTCGTGCCCCGGGTCGAAGAATGAGGGAAGCCATAACGCCAAACCTAAACTAGGCTAGTCATCACACTTCTATATAGTATATTTGAACTGATTTTGTAAAGGAGGATGTTAACCTAGTCAGTATCCTAAGCCATTGGCCTAGGTCTTGGTGCAGCCCTACACCTGACTTTAAGGTTTTGGTCAAAAAATGTATTCTTGGCGGTGAATCTTCTATGATTTTGTCAGAAAAAATAGACTCAAGTCAAGGAAAAAACAGGATCGGCAGCGACAGATCGGCCTTGATTGACTATTTGGCTCAGCGGCGGGCGGATCTGGCCCAGCGGTGCCCGTATCCTGTGCTGCTGTGGGCGGGGGATCCGCCATCGCGGAATTTCCCAGCCAATACCTATCCCTTTCGGGCCAGCAGCCACTTCCTCTACTTTGCCGGACGCCCCCTCCCCGGTGCCGCGCTGCTCTTGGCAGAGGGCAAAGCGACGCTGTTTATGGATGAGCCTGCCCCCAGCGCGGCCCTGTGGCATGGCCCCACCCCCAGCCCAGCCGCTCAGGCAGAGGGCATCGGTGCCCAGGCGGTATATCCCCTGGCGGATCTGCTCCAGCAAACGGTGGATGCCGTTACCCTACCCCCCGATCTCACCCAGGTCTCGGATCGGGCGATGGCCCTTGTGCAATCGCTGGTCGATCTGCGCCTCCGCCATGACGATTGGGCCTTGGCGGAGATGCGCTTTGCGGCCCAGGTCTCGGTGCAGGCCCACCGAGCCGGAATGGCGGCCACTCGCCAGTCGACCACCGAAGCTGAGGTGCGAGCCGCCATCGAGCAGGTGATGATCGCCCACCAGTGCCCCTGCGCCTATAACAGCATCGTCACTACCCACGGTGAGGTGTTGCACAACGAGCACTACCACCACCCTCTGCAACCGGGCGACCTGCTCCTGGTGGATGCCGGGGCCGAAACCCCCCAGGGCTGGGCCGCCGATATTACCCGCACCTGGCCTGTGTCGGGTCAGTTTTTGTCGCCCCAGCGAGATCTCTACAACGTTGTTCTCGCCGCCCACGATGCCTGCATTGCAGCGGCCAGACCGGGGGTGGAATATCGAGACCTGCACCTGCTAGCCTGTCGTACCCTGGCGGCGGGCCTAGTAGACCTGGGCATTCTACGCGGACAGCCCGATGACTTGGTAGAGCGGGATATCCACGCCCTGTTTTTTCCCCACGGCGTTGGCCACCTGCTAGGACTAGATGTTCACGATATGGAAGACCTCGGCGATTGGGCGGGCTATGCCCCCGGTCGGCAGCGCAGTTCGCGCTTTGGTTTGGGCTATCTGCGGCTAGATCGGCCCCTTGCCCCCCGTATGGTCGTCACCATCGAACCAGGGTTTTACCAGGTTCCGGGCCTGCTCACGCCAGCCCGCCAGTCGGGCCAATACGACGACGCCGTGAATTGGGAACGCCTGGAGGACTTTGCCAGCGTGCGCGGCATTCGCATCGAAGACGATGTGCTAATTACGCAGGAGGGGTGTGATGTGTTGACGGCGGCCTTGCCCGTTGTGGCGGAGGAATTGGAGGCGCTGGTCGGGGGGAAGGGATAGACGAAACGGCGACCGTGGGGAGTCAGGGATCGGGGAATACTGGGGGATGGTGTCGCGGCTGGTTCGTTTTCGGGCCATCGTCTTCCTGATAATCTTCCAGTTTTCTCTAGTAAGGGGGCTGGATCAGACCTGATATGATCCAAGAGAAGACTTTTTCACCCTAAATATGAATTCCGCAGAGCTTTTGTCGTCGGTCTCGCCCAACCTGCGCGTGGGGCTGGGGCGAGTGCTGATTGTCGAAGACGAAGACCTGATTCGGGAAACCCTAGCCCTGGGGCTGGCAGAGGAGGGTTTTGAGATTTTGATTGCCGCAGATGGCCTCACCGCCCTTGATCTGCTGGGAGGCACTGCTAGCGCCAGCCGGGTCAGCCGCCCAGAGATTAACCTCGTGGTGCTGGATCTTATGCTGCCGGGGATGAACGGTCTCGATCTGTGCCGTCTTCTACGCCACCAGGGCATTGATGTTCCCATTTTGATGTTGAGTGCCAAGGGCACCGAGACAGATCGGGTTGTAGGACTCGAAATTGGGGCCGACGACTATCTAACCAAGCCCTTTGGAATGCGCGAACTGGTGGCCCGTTGCCGCGCCCTGTTGCGTCGTCGCCAAGGCCAGCCCCAGACAGATCCAGATAACGTTCTAACCTTTGAGGAAATTGCCCTGCATCCCCAGGAATGTCGCGTCTTCCTGCGGGGTGAGGAGATCAGCCTCTCGCCCAAGGAGTTTCGCATTCTGGAACTCTTTATGGGGCAGCCCCGGCGGGTATGGTCTCGCGATCAGATCATTGATCAAGTGTGGGGTCACGACTTTATGGGCGACAACAAAACCGTGGATGTCCACATCCGCTGGCTACGGGAAAAACTAGAGACCGATCCTAGCCACCCCACCTACATCAAAACGGTACGCGGCTTTGGCTACCGCCTAGGCTAGCCCCTCAGCAACTCTAATCTCTGGGGCAGGGACGGCTGATCGACTTACGGTTGGTCTAACCCTAGCCTCAGTTCGGGCCAAACACCGCCCCAGCGCCTAGCCTTGATTGACCACTGACAGGCTACGCCCTGATCGATAGGATGCTTGGCATCGCTACTGTTTCAAGGTTCTTGGATCCAAAGCATCGCGCAGGCCGTCGCCCAGCAGGTTAAAGGCGAGGGACGTGACCACAATCAAAATGGCCGGGGGCCACACCAGCCAGGGTTGCAGCACCAGGATGGAGGCATTGGTGGCGAGGGTGAGCATATTGCCCCAGGAGGCGTCGGGTTGTTGGATGCCGAGGCCGATGAAGCTCAGCACCGCTTCCGCCAGGATGAAGCCGGGGATGGCCAGGGTGGCGGCGATAATGCCGTAGGTGGCGGTTTGGGGCAACACGTGGCGAGTGATGATGTAGAGGGGCCGTCCGCCCATGACGCGGCTGGCCTGGACAAAGTCTTGCTCTTTGATGGAAAGCACTTGGCCGCGAATCACCCTGGCGAGTCCGGCCCAGCCCACTAGGGAGGTGATCAGCACGATCAGGAAAAAGCGCTGGATGCTGCTGAGTCCGGCGGGGAGGACGGCGGCGAGGGCGACGAGGAGGTAAATGCTGGGGATGGTCATCAGCACTTCCACAAAGCGCATCAGCACGGCATCTACCATGCCGCCAAAGTATCCGGCGATGCCGCCCACCAGCAGGCCCAGCGGGAAGGAAATCAGGATGCCGATCAGGCCCACGGCAAGGCTGACGCGGCTGCCGTGGATGAGGCGGCTGAATTGGTCGCGGGCCTGTTCGTCGGTGCCGAGCAGGTTGAGGTAGCCGGGGCCAGTGGTGTCGAGTAACTTGAGTTGTCCTGCCTCGTTGCGGTGCAAAATCCGCAGGGCGGAGGGCTGGCTGCGATCTACGATCAGTTCTCGATCCCCGGTTTCTAGATCCACCGGGCCCTGGGTGGTGGGGTAGACGTGGGGGAAGAAGCGCCCGGTGTCGGCGTCGCGCCAGTAGATTTGGGTGGGGGGCAGTAGGGAGCCGTTGGCCTGGGCGGCGTAGGGGCTGTAGGGGGCAAAAAAGTCGGCCCCAATCGCCACGGTGTAGAGCAGAATTAGCAATACAGCCCCCAGTTGGGCCAGACGATTGGTTTTAAGTTTGCGCCACCAGGTCATAGCCGCTTCGTGTAGATTACGTGGGAGTTTAGGGGTGCCCGTTACGTGTGAATAACGGTTTTCTCGTTCTCCACCATAAACACATTTGAGTAAAGGTTAGCAATGATTTGCTTGCCTTCTTGGGTGAGGGAGAGGTAGCGCAGGCCGTCTTGGATGTAGGGATGCACCACATTCCAATAGAATCCGGGGTAGTTGGCGCGGAGATCGGCGGGGTGCTCATAGCCGAGTTTTTGGTTTTGTCCGGTTTCTTCAAATTCGTAGAACAGGGCACCGATTTTCTTCAGGTAGCGGGGATCACTAAGCTGGCCGATCAAATCCGCCGCCCGCACTAGGCCCGGAAAGTGCTGGGTGTCTTGGTGGTCTTCCTCCTTGGGCACCGGGAAGCGGGTGAGTTCAATATTGCGTTTGATCACCTCAGCGTTGATCAGCTTGTTGCCGCCAAAGCGTTCTTCAATAAACCGCTTGCCCCGGTCTACGTGGTAGGGCGTCAGGGAGGCATCAGACGCCCCCGGTTGCAGCATCACCATTTCGTCCCCTTGGCCCGTGGAATACAGGTGGTTGCGGTCTTGGTCGTGGCGGCAAACGCCCTTCACGTAGCCAATGTCGTGACAGACCAGGGAAATGATGAAATGCATCCAGTCTTCGCAGGTGACGCCGCCCTCGCGGATGTGTTTGCCGCGCAGAATTTCTTGCCCCACTAGGGCCACCAAAATAGTGTGCTCGACGTTGTGATAGAGGGCATCGCTGTTGGCGATATTTTCCAGCGCCATGCTGCCCGCCCAGGCAATGATGTCTTCGTAGGTGGGGTTTTGGCCGCCGTAGGTGCGGTGATAGCCTGTCCTAAGCTTCGTGACAAAGTCGCTGATGAGGAGTTCGGTGGCGTTAAACATTCCCAAAACCTGCCTTCGTTAGCCTGAGTGAACGGTAGTGGAACCGGAACGAGCCGCTGCGGTGAGCCTGGAGGGTGAGACGGTGACGATAGGGAGGGCGATGGTTAGGAACTCGACTCACGGGCTTTGTTGTGTAAAGGTACCAGGTTTCCTTCTTTTGTACCTACTGCTATTACACCAAATCCCCTGTTCTGGGAGTGTGATTTTAGTCAGCAACCACCGTGAACTAGGCTACATTCCAAAATACTAGGGGGTAAAAGCAGCGCAGCAACACTGCCAAGCCATTGATCCGTCCTAGGTGGGGCGGGGCTAATCCAGCCGTTCCAGTTGGCCTGACGCTGAACCAACCGTCCTGCCCCGTTCCCAAGGACGGGAATGAATCAGGCATAATGGAGGCGATACATTTTGTAATGTTTTGGCTGACCTGTGCCCTGAAGGACAACGCTGTGCAGAACCTCCATTCTCCCCAATCGCGAGAATCCACCGCTCCATCCATTACCGAAGGCATGGCCTATGGTGATGTGGCTCCGTTATCGAAGGGTCGCCCCTGGAAGCCTGTGCTGTTGGGGTTGGGGGCTGGGGTGTTACTAACCCTGTTGGGCACGCGCATCCTGGGTGGTCAACAGGCGGCCCCACCAGCGGAGGAAACGGCCCCCGCCCCGGCCCAAGCGTCCCAAACGGTGACGGTGGCCCCTGTCGTTCCGGCCTCGGTGGCGGATACCCTGGCGGTAAACGGCACGGTGCAGGCGGTGGATCTGCTGTCCATTTCCCCCCAGGCCAGCGGACTGCAAATTCAGCAGTTGCTCGTCCGCGAAGGCGATGCCGTGGCCGCAGGGCAAGTCTTGGCAATTCTGGACGACGCCACCCTGCAAGCGGATCTGCGCCAAGCCCAGGCTCAGCTATCGGTGTCCCAGGCCCAAGTCACCCAGCGGCAGGCGTCCCTCTCCCAGGCCCAGGCCAACGTAGCCGAGGCCCAGCAAAACTTAGAGCGGCTGCGCACCCTCGCCGCCCAAGGGGCCATCAGCGAACAAGAACTCACCCGCCAACAAACCCAAACCACCACAGCCCAGCAGGCGGTGGGCTTGGCCCAGGCCGAAATTGAAAGCGCCCAGGCCGGGGTGCGCTCCCAGCAGGCGGTGATTGATCGGCTACAAACCCAGCTTGGCCAAACCTCGGTGCGGTCTCCGGTGGCGGGCATTGTGGCGGAGCGGCGGGCCAATGTGGGCGATGTGGCCTCCCCCGGCAACCCCATCGTGACGCTGATTCAAAACAACCAGCTCCGGCTGGTGGCCGAAGTGCCCCAAACCCAGTTGGATCGAGTCTCTGTGGGGGCCTCGGTCGCCATTTCCTCCACCGCCGATAGCCGCCTGCGCCTCCAGGGTACAGTGCAGTCCATCGATCCCGTGGTAGATGCCACCAGCCGCACGGCCCAGGTCAATATTTCCCTCCCCGGCAGCGACCTGCTGCGTCCCGGTCTGTTCCTGCGCGGCGATATCCGCACCAACAACCGCCAGGGGCTCGTGATCCCCGCCACCGCCCTACAACCTCAGCCCGATGGCAGTTCCCTCGTCTTTGTGCTGGGCGAGGGCAACCAAGTCACCGCCCGCTCGGTGGAGTTGGGCAACCGCCTTCCCTCCAACGGCGACCAACCCGCCCTAGTGGAGGTCATCCAAGGCTTGCAGGCTGGCGAACAGGTCGTCACCTCCGGCGTCGGCTTCTTGCAGGATGGCGACATTGTCCGCCTTGCGCCCTAGGCTGCGTCCAGGCCAGCCTAGGCGCGGTAAACGGGCAGCGTGAAGTAAAAGGCGCTGCCTTCTCCCGGTACTGAATCCACCCAAATTTGGCCGTAGTGGGCGCGGATGATGCGCTGACACAGGGCCAACCCCAGGCCATAGCCCTCCTGGGTCACATCGCGCTGGAGGCGAAAGCTTTCTTCAAAAATACGGTCTCGGTTTTCCACCGGAATTCCTGGCCCGGTGTCGATGACGCCAACCTGCACCTTTTGGGTGGTGCGATGCAGGGCAATCAGGGAAACCGTGCCGCCCTCCGGTGTGTATTTGATGGCGTTGTCGAGCAGATTGCTAATCACCCGCTTCACCTGGCTACCGTCGGCATAGACCGGGGGTACATCCTTGGGCACCTCGGTTGCGAGGTTGAGTGCCTTAGCCTGAATGCGATCCTGGGTTTCCTCCACCACCGCTTCACACAGGGCAACGAGGTTCAGTTCCTGGGGGTGGATTTGTAGATCGAGGGTGGCACCTCGGGCGGTTTTCAAAATGTCGGTAATCATGCGGTTGATGGCCCGCACCTGGGTTTTGGCGTGCTTTAGCAGTTGGCCCGTTAGCTCTGGGCTGAGGTCGAGGTTGCGGCGCTGGTTGGGGGCATAGCCCAGCTCTAGGGTTTCGATGGCGATGGAGGCGGCGGTGAGCGGATTTCGCAGATCGTGGGCCATCATGGCAATGATGCGGTCTTTGAACCGCAGCTGGGCTTCCA contains:
- a CDS encoding aminopeptidase P family protein, which encodes MIDYLAQRRADLAQRCPYPVLLWAGDPPSRNFPANTYPFRASSHFLYFAGRPLPGAALLLAEGKATLFMDEPAPSAALWHGPTPSPAAQAEGIGAQAVYPLADLLQQTVDAVTLPPDLTQVSDRAMALVQSLVDLRLRHDDWALAEMRFAAQVSVQAHRAGMAATRQSTTEAEVRAAIEQVMIAHQCPCAYNSIVTTHGEVLHNEHYHHPLQPGDLLLVDAGAETPQGWAADITRTWPVSGQFLSPQRDLYNVVLAAHDACIAAARPGVEYRDLHLLACRTLAAGLVDLGILRGQPDDLVERDIHALFFPHGVGHLLGLDVHDMEDLGDWAGYAPGRQRSSRFGLGYLRLDRPLAPRMVVTIEPGFYQVPGLLTPARQSGQYDDAVNWERLEDFASVRGIRIEDDVLITQEGCDVLTAALPVVAEELEALVGGKG
- a CDS encoding efflux RND transporter periplasmic adaptor subunit, with product MFWLTCALKDNAVQNLHSPQSRESTAPSITEGMAYGDVAPLSKGRPWKPVLLGLGAGVLLTLLGTRILGGQQAAPPAEETAPAPAQASQTVTVAPVVPASVADTLAVNGTVQAVDLLSISPQASGLQIQQLLVREGDAVAAGQVLAILDDATLQADLRQAQAQLSVSQAQVTQRQASLSQAQANVAEAQQNLERLRTLAAQGAISEQELTRQQTQTTTAQQAVGLAQAEIESAQAGVRSQQAVIDRLQTQLGQTSVRSPVAGIVAERRANVGDVASPGNPIVTLIQNNQLRLVAEVPQTQLDRVSVGASVAISSTADSRLRLQGTVQSIDPVVDATSRTAQVNISLPGSDLLRPGLFLRGDIRTNNRQGLVIPATALQPQPDGSSLVFVLGEGNQVTARSVELGNRLPSNGDQPALVEVIQGLQAGEQVVTSGVGFLQDGDIVRLAP
- a CDS encoding sodium/glutamate symporter, translating into MFNLRTVMFAFVVLALLLLAGRYVKHQSRWCQRLYLPASIVAGVLALLLGPEVLGAIVTAIAGEEAFLAGGLFSPEIRTVWSQAPGVFINIVFAALFLGETIPAPADIWRKAAPQVVFGQTLAWGQYVVGSLATILILMPLFDVNPIAAALIEIGFEGGHGTAGGMVETLADLGFEDGGDLAIGLATVGIVSGIICGTALADWGRRKNHVAMVSRDVTEPDEIPDLNVLAETPEIRQQRAQLLRNLLIDPLSINFAIVGAAIAVGWVILEALKWIEAVTWGQTGFAVFPYVPLFPLALIGGIVVQSILNRLGLGALVIRPMVHNIAGVALDVVIIAAIASISLRVIGGNLGVFLILSVVGILWNVLIFLWWAPRIFPTYWFEKGIGDMGQSMGVTATGILLMRMVDPDNHTGAFEGFAYKQLFFEPIVGGGIFTAAAPVLIANLGIGSVLALTSGLLLFWIVLGYVLIRQERRRPSPSEA
- a CDS encoding Yip1 family protein is translated as MMDRIWEVLGYIFALNGEAFRIATTVPHGQTFALVIVLLAGISQGIGQSVVLFLNEVKRSRFAISLLINALLFTGGFLALGLSTWLLTLLPGTVSVPPSAIVIVLGAAYAPLLFSFLGAMPYLGVPILTVLSIWHLLAMVVGFGAVTNLPTSEAFRYVGWGWVLLQILQNTVGRPIAKLSKGVANRAAGVDLVTSRRGLTASMEDRLNQVPTRWQEELNQRMASLSQGDVVGAVIGDPPAMALAGAGATVSGGRLPTADGTASQERSWSATVKAVLGVVAMVLLTLLMLVLLRPLRQWWFGWFATFPDPVQWVLNLLWVGIVALVVAGLLAPLETLGWWAGWYEDDVNTTVNAGELAQAPASDQPFSRYVVYLDGIGKSTFEYLPDIEEFLDTLAPTLPPDVALVRGIMPYSVMNAPLDEDRPLAFLWRFADKLRFANPMSVLGLLVNIRNVLIVGVSADRRYGPLYNQGMAQVVYNGLIKNGYPLESGIPVTFIGYSGGGQMSCACGPYLKRALGAPVDVISLGGVMSANIDLLKLEHLYHLVGEKDVVERIGPKMFPGRWRIFPLSYWNRAKRRGKISIIPMGPVGHQVPGGILDPNLILEDGRSSLQQTIDTINAIVKGDLVLGDDLVNQRKPSHYDLFRASPLVQFQSYPLNQRPDPSRYVPIADWVGRLILPAKAGRFGGVYYEIHQAPAEHTDLIGQVVKLRWAEDPLVQQFVQAATHDVHFSADVEYSSRQSGAIHPVRVNHWLRVDPLESLAGSLPDDEMIVAVEDPQVQRETNGITLRIRWQPMEVTGRYYGLVQFVAPVAGTDRFQVRHFNRVSRAFDGPTEEVRVPKPSHLDLYGSDPSTSAGIEQSPYNEQGWYIYGAPDAAGIFVVQAWGPRSLFRLQPERVVFGGAKGAYRYIRKESWADVANQKGKVGSVLCTHRDNGRPEAISEAIDEWQVGDRALLLHTYGGIGGEKKEPAAFSPIFFGHFAYGRAEVVHDPLADERRFEIRYYQVYAHNVDGLIAGTIHWSRYQGDRQRGWLGNRPTCDILVKLDAFSRTYDFDRARMSPLVRMEAHLQAMTARYRIGDGTGGTFVGPSNNCSQDSNQALFASMQGLVQGVKGYQAELQDWAERHPDQAQDFDRMIALGQSLKRALQPFGNTRPDWERNEFNLGSSLEDDPLRNLLMGLGSWRTVLPRKASDVVVQQFLKSGASAWVLRTSQIGGYDPTIEPIAPMTF
- a CDS encoding ABC transporter permease; this encodes MTWWRKLKTNRLAQLGAVLLILLYTVAIGADFFAPYSPYAAQANGSLLPPTQIYWRDADTGRFFPHVYPTTQGPVDLETGDRELIVDRSQPSALRILHRNEAGQLKLLDTTGPGYLNLLGTDEQARDQFSRLIHGSRVSLAVGLIGILISFPLGLLVGGIAGYFGGMVDAVLMRFVEVLMTIPSIYLLVALAAVLPAGLSSIQRFFLIVLITSLVGWAGLARVIRGQVLSIKEQDFVQASRVMGGRPLYIITRHVLPQTATYGIIAATLAIPGFILAEAVLSFIGLGIQQPDASWGNMLTLATNASILVLQPWLVWPPAILIVVTSLAFNLLGDGLRDALDPRTLKQ
- a CDS encoding Npun_R2479 family HD domain-containing metalloprotein; translation: MFNATELLISDFVTKLRTGYHRTYGGQNPTYEDIIAWAGSMALENIANSDALYHNVEHTILVALVGQEILRGKHIREGGVTCEDWMHFIISLVCHDIGYVKGVCRHDQDRNHLYSTGQGDEMVMLQPGASDASLTPYHVDRGKRFIEERFGGNKLINAEVIKRNIELTRFPVPKEEDHQDTQHFPGLVRAADLIGQLSDPRYLKKIGALFYEFEETGQNQKLGYEHPADLRANYPGFYWNVVHPYIQDGLRYLSLTQEGKQIIANLYSNVFMVENEKTVIHT
- a CDS encoding response regulator transcription factor, encoding MNSAELLSSVSPNLRVGLGRVLIVEDEDLIRETLALGLAEEGFEILIAADGLTALDLLGGTASASRVSRPEINLVVLDLMLPGMNGLDLCRLLRHQGIDVPILMLSAKGTETDRVVGLEIGADDYLTKPFGMRELVARCRALLRRRQGQPQTDPDNVLTFEEIALHPQECRVFLRGEEISLSPKEFRILELFMGQPRRVWSRDQIIDQVWGHDFMGDNKTVDVHIRWLREKLETDPSHPTYIKTVRGFGYRLG